From Melitaea cinxia chromosome 30, ilMelCinx1.1, whole genome shotgun sequence, one genomic window encodes:
- the LOC123668082 gene encoding uncharacterized protein LOC123668082 has translation MYTRPENIPVGIVWSRFQGKDKDGVPGLMYQIRDMNEGDKETCLDLLCESFIRDEPLNRLLGLANDHESTNNAREYWSKYIDQKMSIACYTEVDGKPKHLVGFNLLVVECKNDKDLLPLVLKPQGETSKKIIRTLAVIETLVNVYEYFSTDTLLTSCALVVLPAHRGNNISAKLLEAREKICETFGIKATCSTFTATSSQIAAARAGFEVLATMEYSIMLNYGIDLRNYESPCAKVMGKKYE, from the exons ATGTATACAAGACCTGAAAATATTCCAGTCGGTATCGTGTGGAGCAGGTTCCAGGGAAAAGATAAGGACGGTGTTCCTGGATTAAT GTACCAAATTCGTGATATGAATGAGGGTGACAAGGAAACCTGCCTCGACCTGCTGTGCGAATCGTTCATAAGGGACGAGCCCTTAAATCGACTTTTAG GCTTAGCCAACGATCATGAATCGACAAACAACGCCAGAGAGTACTGGTCGAAGTACATCGATCAGAAAATGTCTATAGCTTGTTATACCGAAGTCGATGGAAAACCAAAGCACTTGGTTGGCTTTAATCTTCTCGTGGTTGAGTGTAAAAACGACAAGGATTTATTGCCACTGGTGCTGAAA CCACAAGGAGAAACGTCGAAAAAGATTATAAGGACGTTGGCAGTCATCGAGACATTAGTGAACGTTTACGAATATTTCAGCACAGATACTTTATTGACTTCCTGTGCTCTGGTCGTGCTTCCGGCGCACAGGGGGAACAATATTAGTGCGAAACTTTTAGAAGCTCG AGAGAAGATTTGCGAAACGTTCGGGATCAAAGCTACATGTTCAACGTTCACAGCGACGTCCTCACAAATTGCAGCCGCCCGAGCTGGCTTCGAAGTGCTAGCCACAATGGAGTACTCCATAATGTTGAACTATGGCATCGACCTACGAAATTATGAGAGTCCTTGTGCCAAAGTTATGGGGAAGAAATATGAATAA
- the LOC123668081 gene encoding uncharacterized protein LOC123668081, which translates to MYTRPENIPVGIVWSRFQGKDKDGVPGLMYQIRDMNEGDKETCLDLLCESFIRDEPLNRLLGLANDHESTNNTREYWSKYIDQKMSIACYTEVDGKPKHLVGFNLLVVVCKNDKDLLPLVLKPQGETVKKIIRTLAVIERLVNVYEYFSTDTYLTSCALVVLPAHRGNNIGAKLLEAREKICKTFGIKATCSTFTAASSQISATRAGFEVLATFELSKMLEYGIDLRDCESPVVKIMGRRY; encoded by the exons ATGTATACAAGACCTGAAAATATTCCAGTCGGTATCGTGTGGAGCAGGTTCCAGGGAAAAGATAAGGACGGTGTTCCTGGATTAAT GTACCAAATTCGTGATATGAATGAGGGTGACAAGGAAACCTGCCTCGACCTGCTGTGCGAATCGTTCATAAGAGACGAGCCCTTAAATCGACTTTTAG GCTTAGCCAACGATCACGAATCGACAAACAACACCAGAGAGTACTGGTCGAAGTACATCGATCAGAAAATGTCTATAGCTTGTTATACCGAAGTCGATGGAAAACCAAAGCACTTGGTTGGCTTTAATCTTCTCGTGGTTGTGTGTAAAAACGACAAGGATTTATTGCCACTGGTGCTGAAA CCACAAGGAGAAACGGTGAAAAAGATTATAAGGACGTTGGCAGTCATCGAGAGATTAGTGAACGTTTACGAATATTTCAGCACAGATACTTATTTGACTTCCTGTGCTCTGGTCGTACTTCCGGCGCACAGGGGGAACAATATTGGTGCGAAACTTTTAGAAGCTCG AGAGAAGATTTGCAAAACGTTCGGGATCAAAGCTACATGTTCAACGTTCACAGCGGCGTCCTCACAAATTTCAGCCACCCGAGCTGGCTTCGAAGTGTTAGCCACATTTGAGCTCTCCAAAATGCTGGAATATGGCATCGACTTACGAGACTGTGAGAGTCCTGTCGTCAAAATTATGGGACGAAGatattaa